Proteins co-encoded in one Nicotiana sylvestris chromosome 7, ASM39365v2, whole genome shotgun sequence genomic window:
- the LOC138873187 gene encoding uncharacterized protein: protein MDLQFKNGLHAATDECKKKKLTQENEALKAQIQKMRTADRNPERSRVDERIISSLKKKTLECQDDLEKSEANLAKVRAQWAKEAGELAKFVQQMKRKYEGTISLKRKMTTLENEAAKQAKDFKADREHCYNLVAQMEEEMQQLQNQHLHDTQVLEARNQQVGHLLQEKGRI, encoded by the coding sequence atggaccttcagtttaAGAATGGTTTGCATGCCGCCACGGATGAATGCAAGAAAaaaaagctaactcaggaaaatgaagccctcaaagcccaaattcagaaaatgagaaCGGCTgatagaaacccggaaagaagccgagtGGATGAAAGGATTATAAGCAGTCTAAAAAAGAAAacccttgagtgtcaagatgacctagaaaagtctgaggccaaCCTAGCCAAAGTTCGAGCACAATGGGCAAAGGAGGCGGGAGAGCTGGCaaagtttgtgcaacaaatgaaaagaaagtatgaagggacaatcagcctgaagagaaaaatgactaccctcgagaatgaggcagccaagcaggccaaggactttaaagctgatagggaacactgcTATAATTTGgtggctcagatggaggaagaaatgcaacagttgcaaaatcaacatcttcacgacactcaggtgttagaagcccggaatcaacaggtcgggcatttgcttcaggaaaagggtagaatctGA